Proteins from one Niallia circulans genomic window:
- a CDS encoding class I SAM-dependent methyltransferase, with translation MNINNSQEYDDPTLYDKENESYIPEIPFLQKWASKQQGLIIDIACGTGRVTIPLAKKGYNLVGVDIHKGMLTQAKKKAANLHLQIRWIEQDCTQLDLCIKSNLVYSVGNSFQHFLTNESQDGLLTSINKSLEVEGLFIFNTRFPSVEELLQPSTEEYWKSYTDNETLNIVDLFTISEYDSLKQIQHYTTIRKYKDNAGDIIKEKRTNISLRYVFPQEMERLLFAFGFEILHLYSEWNETPITNDSYEMIYVCRKIR, from the coding sequence ATGAATATAAATAATTCGCAAGAATATGATGATCCTACTTTATATGATAAAGAAAATGAATCATATATCCCAGAGATACCATTTTTACAAAAATGGGCATCTAAACAACAAGGTCTGATAATTGATATTGCTTGTGGTACTGGTAGAGTAACTATTCCTTTGGCGAAAAAAGGATATAATCTTGTTGGAGTAGATATACATAAGGGAATGTTAACCCAGGCTAAAAAGAAGGCTGCCAATCTTCATTTACAAATACGTTGGATTGAACAAGACTGTACACAATTAGATTTATGTATAAAGAGTAATTTAGTATATAGTGTTGGTAACTCTTTTCAACATTTCCTAACAAACGAGTCACAAGATGGATTACTTACCTCTATAAATAAGTCTTTAGAGGTTGAAGGTTTATTCATTTTCAACACTCGGTTTCCTAGTGTTGAAGAATTGCTACAACCAAGTACAGAGGAGTATTGGAAATCATATACGGACAATGAAACATTAAATATTGTTGATCTGTTTACGATTAGTGAATATGACTCTCTAAAACAAATTCAACACTATACAACTATTAGAAAATACAAAGATAATGCGGGGGACATTATTAAAGAAAAAAGGACTAATATTAGCCTGAGATATGTATTTCCACAAGAGATGGAAAGACTTTTATTCGCTTTTGGGTTTGAAATTCTACACCTATATAGTGAATGGAATGAGACACCTATTACAAATGACAGTTACGAGATGATTTATGTTTGTAGGAAAATAAGATGA
- a CDS encoding cytidine deaminase, which produces MKTFPVTKQDIALVEIATKKITMLYKDDKHHVGASIRTKSGEITSAVHIEAYIGRVTVCAEAIAIGSAISNGQNNFETIVAVRHPYSDEIDRRIKVVSPCGMCRELIADYAPDCFVLLELNGELVKIMISELIPLKYSRN; this is translated from the coding sequence ATGAAGACTTTTCCTGTAACTAAACAAGACATTGCACTAGTAGAAATAGCAACAAAGAAAATAACAATGCTTTACAAAGACGATAAACATCATGTGGGAGCTTCCATCCGTACTAAATCAGGTGAGATTACTTCTGCAGTACATATTGAAGCGTATATTGGGAGAGTAACGGTATGTGCAGAAGCAATTGCTATCGGCAGTGCAATTTCAAATGGACAAAACAATTTCGAAACGATTGTTGCTGTCAGACATCCTTACTCTGATGAAATAGATAGAAGGATAAAGGTGGTAAGTCCGTGTGGTATGTGTCGAGAGTTAATTGCAGATTACGCACCTGATTGTTTTGTATTATTAGAATTAAATGGCGAGTTAGTAAAAATTATGATTAGTGAACTCATTCCCCTTAAATATTCACGTAATTAA